In one Alnus glutinosa chromosome 12, dhAlnGlut1.1, whole genome shotgun sequence genomic region, the following are encoded:
- the LOC133883052 gene encoding putative F-box protein PP2-B12 → MATETEAVGSFYVLPEDCIASVLSFTSPSDACRSSLVSTNFRSAAESDALWKSFLPPQYQSIISRSADSSSLAFSSKKELYLRLCDHPLLIDDGRKSFSLERRSGKICYMLSPKDLAIVWMEAPCYWRRTCLPEARFPEVAELLSVCWLEIRGKINTRMLSPATLYTSYLVFKVTAGSFGFENQPVEVAVGVVGSEGHKRSVFLDAERGRRLRYQIVPRGVGLFNRNRMMGFQAPQPREEEEEDGECPKERGDGWLEIELGEFFNGGDDDDDDGEMEMSVLEVKGGNWKGGLIVQGIEIRPKE, encoded by the exons ATGGCAACAGAAACAGAGGCGGTGGGCTCGTTCTACGTGTTACCCGAAGACTGCATCGCCAGCGTGCTGTCGTTCACGAGTCCGTCGGACGCCTGCAGGTCGTCATTGGTTTCCACAAACTTCAGATCGGCGGCCGAATCTGACGCCCTCTGGAAAAGCTTTCTTCCACCCCAGTACCAGAGCATAATCTCCCGTTCCGCCGATTCGTCTTCGCTCGCTTTTTCTTCCAAGAAGGAGCTCTATCTCCGTCTCTGCGATCATCCCCTCCTCATCGACGACGGCAGGAAg AGCTTTTCGTTGGAGAGGAGGAGTGGAAAGATATGCTACATGCTATCTCCAAAGGACCTCGCCATTGTCTGGATGGAAGCTCCTTGTTATTGGAGACGGACTTGTTTACCCGAAGCTAG GTTCCCGGAGGTGGCGGAGCTTCTCAGTGTTTGTTGGCTGGAAATCCGTGGAAAGATTAATACTCGCATGCTGTCTCCAGCCACGCTGTATACATCTTACCTTGTGTTCAAGGTAACGGCAGGATCATTCGGATTTGAAAACCAACCTGTCGAGGTTGCGGTCGGAGTTGTTGGGAGTGAAGGGCATAAGCGAAGTGTCTTTTTGGATGCGGAGAGAGGGCGGAGGCTGCGTTACCAGATTGTACCGCGGGGAGTTGGGCTTTTTAACCGCAACCGGATGATGGGGTTTCAGGCGCCGCAGCCtagagaagaggaggaggaggatggCGAGTGTCCAAAGGAGAGAGGAGATGGATGGTTGGAGATCGAGCTGGGTGAGTTCTTCAATGGAGGagacgatgatgatgatgatggggaAATGGAAATGAGTGTTTTGGAGGTGAAGGGAGGCAACTGGAAGGGCGGCCTCATTGTTCAAGGGATTGAGATCAGGCCAAAAGAGTGA